In the Mytilus trossulus isolate FHL-02 chromosome 1, PNRI_Mtr1.1.1.hap1, whole genome shotgun sequence genome, one interval contains:
- the LOC134699715 gene encoding oncoprotein-induced transcript 3 protein-like gives MVVTSRTCCGIIFYLIHVCFLQLENAIDPCYAYSTITNEEKRSPSYNFDFDNDTPISDTRLTQDWYRIEMNTGSLLPNQSPGTFRCGTFYPIWLNGLLPTVPKVQVSQPVCVQTTVNDCFQTWNINIKFCCGNYLVYELRTSLVDQSAYCFGNVSSGFNVSEDNDYICHV, from the exons ATGGTGGTTACTTCGCGTACCTGCTGTGGAATAATCTTCTACCTTATTCATGTATGCTTTCTACAATTGGAGAATG CAATTGACCCATGCTATGCGTATTCAACTATTACCAACGAAGAGAAGCGTTCACCATCTTAcaactttgattttgataatgACACACCGATTTCTGATACAAGATTGACCCAAGATTGGTACAGGATTGAAATGAACACTGGCAGTCTTTTACCAAACCAAAGTCCAGGAACATTCAGATGTGGGACATTTTATCCTATATGGTTAAACG GTTTGTTACCAACAGTACCAAAAGTACAAGTTAGTCAACCAGTATGTGTACAAACAACAGTAAATGACTGTTTTCAAACTTGGAACATAAACATCAAATTCTGCTGTGGAAATTATTTGGTATATGAACTGCGTACAAGCCTTGTTGATCAGTCTGCCTATTGTTTCG GAAATGTTTCTAGTGGATTTAATGTCTCCGAAGACAACGATTATATATGTCATG tgtGA